A window of the Azospirillum brasilense genome harbors these coding sequences:
- a CDS encoding aldehyde dehydrogenase family protein, whose amino-acid sequence MSPASDRITNFIAGSWRPGRERLDIFNPSNLDELAGSYSLAGADDVAEAVAAARAAQPQWRAATVEQRSLVLDAISRALFDRKDELARIAATEGGKTIPDALGEITRAAHLARFFAAEALRAPGETLGSVRPGVEVDVTREPVGVIGLVTPWNFPVATPMWKIAPALAFGNAVIWKPSEKTPGISIAVTRLIAEALEAHGMPAALFNLVIGAGPNVGAAVVDAVGAVSFTGSVNTGRRIAVRCAERMIRVQLELGGQNPLVVLGDADPERAAEIGVNSAYFHAGQRCTATGRFIVEDSIHDAFVAAMTERMAALRVGHALQPETQIGPVIDEFQLTKNLQYIDTGLKEGAQLASGGGRLDRPTRGWFLAPTLFTETSNAMTINREEVFGPVASVIRVKDYEEALAVANDTDYGLSSGIITNSMKHARHFQANIQAGMTMLNLPTAGVDYHVPFGGRKMSSYGPREQGRSAIEFYTIIKTAYRAL is encoded by the coding sequence CCCCGCTTCCGATCGCATCACCAATTTCATCGCCGGCTCCTGGCGTCCGGGCCGTGAGCGGCTCGACATCTTCAACCCGTCGAATCTGGACGAGCTGGCCGGCTCCTACTCGCTCGCCGGCGCCGACGATGTGGCAGAGGCCGTCGCCGCGGCCCGCGCCGCCCAGCCGCAATGGCGCGCCGCCACGGTGGAGCAGCGCTCGCTGGTGCTCGACGCCATCTCCCGCGCGCTGTTCGACCGCAAGGACGAGCTGGCGCGCATCGCCGCGACCGAGGGCGGCAAGACCATCCCCGACGCGCTGGGCGAGATCACCCGCGCCGCCCACCTCGCCCGCTTCTTCGCCGCCGAGGCGCTGCGGGCGCCGGGCGAGACGCTGGGCTCGGTCCGGCCGGGCGTCGAGGTCGACGTGACGCGCGAGCCGGTCGGCGTCATCGGCCTCGTCACGCCCTGGAACTTTCCGGTCGCCACGCCGATGTGGAAGATCGCCCCGGCGCTGGCCTTCGGCAACGCGGTGATCTGGAAGCCGTCGGAGAAGACCCCCGGCATCTCCATCGCCGTCACCCGCCTCATCGCGGAAGCGCTGGAGGCCCACGGCATGCCCGCGGCGCTGTTCAATCTGGTGATCGGCGCCGGCCCGAACGTCGGCGCCGCCGTGGTCGACGCGGTGGGCGCCGTGTCCTTCACCGGCTCGGTCAACACCGGGCGGCGCATCGCCGTGCGCTGCGCGGAGCGCATGATCCGCGTCCAGCTGGAGCTGGGCGGCCAGAACCCGCTGGTCGTGCTGGGCGACGCCGACCCGGAGCGCGCCGCCGAGATCGGCGTCAACAGCGCCTATTTCCACGCAGGCCAGCGCTGCACCGCCACCGGGCGCTTCATCGTCGAGGACTCCATCCACGACGCCTTCGTCGCCGCGATGACCGAGCGGATGGCGGCGCTGCGCGTCGGCCACGCCCTGCAGCCGGAGACGCAGATCGGCCCGGTCATCGACGAGTTCCAGCTCACCAAGAACCTGCAATACATCGACACCGGCCTGAAGGAAGGCGCGCAGTTGGCGTCCGGCGGCGGGCGGCTGGACCGACCGACGCGCGGCTGGTTCCTCGCCCCGACCCTGTTCACCGAGACCAGCAACGCCATGACCATCAACCGGGAAGAGGTCTTCGGCCCGGTCGCCAGCGTCATCCGCGTCAAGGATTACGAGGAGGCCCTGGCTGTCGCCAACGACACCGACTACGGCCTGTCGTCGGGCATCATCACCAACTCGATGAAGCACGCCCGCCACTTCCAGGCCAACATCCAGGCCGGCATGACCATGCTGAACCTGCCGACGGCCGGCGTCGACTACCACGTCCCCTTCGGCGGCCGGAAGATGTCGAGCTACGGCCCGCGCGAGCAGGGACGCTCCGCCATCGAGTTCTACACCATCATCAAGACGGCCTATCGCGCGCTGTGA